The Echinicola rosea genome has a segment encoding these proteins:
- a CDS encoding DinB family protein has translation MKDNTLVKETIKHAVFRLEENNSKIGSCLEWLSEDEIWERPNEASNSMGNLVLHLCGNLTQYLLSSLGKVEDKRDREAEFSASKTMDKQALIDKLDTTVSQCTDLLQSLDQNSLESKYTVQGYHYSGIGNVIHAVEHFSYHAGQIAFWTKILRRKDLGFYAGMDLNKKNEV, from the coding sequence ATGAAAGATAACACATTAGTAAAAGAGACAATCAAGCATGCTGTATTTCGTTTGGAGGAGAACAATTCCAAAATCGGAAGTTGCCTGGAGTGGTTGTCAGAAGATGAAATCTGGGAAAGGCCCAACGAAGCCTCCAATAGCATGGGTAACTTGGTTTTGCACTTATGCGGCAACCTGACGCAGTACTTGCTGTCCTCCTTGGGGAAAGTCGAAGACAAGCGTGACCGCGAGGCAGAATTTAGTGCTAGTAAGACCATGGACAAACAAGCTTTGATAGATAAGCTGGATACCACCGTTAGCCAGTGCACAGATTTATTGCAAAGCTTGGATCAAAACAGCCTGGAAAGCAAATACACCGTTCAGGGCTACCATTATTCTGGTATTGGGAACGTCATCCATGCCGTGGAGCATTTTTCTTATCATGCTGGACAAATTGCCTTTTGGACCAAAATCCTGCGCAGAAAGGACTTGGGTTTTTATGCAGGAATGGACCTGAACAAAAAAAATGAAGTGTAA
- a CDS encoding CehA/McbA family metallohydrolase domain-containing protein: MTLISTTKVMRKLPVLICFLLLIFSCAEKASNTEEAQWYKGNLHTHSYWSDGDDYPEMIMDWYKSHGYDFIVLSDHNVLANSEKWKLIPKSPVHRKAFEKYLAKYGEEWVEYREDSAGRKEVRLKTLEEYRPMFEVEGEFLIIQSEEISDSYDKKPLHMNVTNIQKLIEPQGGNSVAEVLQNNLDKVKEQREATGVPMFMHINHPNFVWAITPEDIIQLDGERFFEVYNGHPLVHNYGDSLRPSMEALWDEVQVAYLQEGKPLLYGLAVDDAHNYHVFNEKSSNPGRGWVMVKAKDLSAAALIEAMEAGEFYASTGVTLRDVHFDGKELTISVSEEEGVDYSIQFFGTKKSSPERSGELLHEINGTKASYSLQKDDMYVRAKVTSSKPKENPYQIGDKEVAWTQPVLK; the protein is encoded by the coding sequence ATGACCCTCATTAGCACCACCAAAGTCATGCGAAAGTTACCTGTTCTCATTTGTTTTTTGCTTTTAATATTTTCATGTGCCGAAAAAGCCTCCAATACTGAAGAGGCGCAATGGTACAAAGGCAACCTCCACACCCATTCTTATTGGAGTGACGGTGACGATTACCCCGAAATGATCATGGACTGGTATAAGTCACACGGCTATGATTTTATTGTCCTTTCTGATCACAATGTACTGGCAAATAGTGAAAAGTGGAAGCTGATTCCAAAGTCTCCGGTGCACAGAAAGGCTTTTGAGAAGTACTTGGCAAAATATGGGGAAGAGTGGGTCGAATACCGGGAAGATTCGGCAGGTCGGAAAGAGGTGCGGCTAAAAACCCTGGAAGAGTACAGGCCAATGTTTGAAGTGGAAGGGGAGTTTCTCATTATCCAATCCGAAGAGATCAGTGACAGTTATGACAAAAAGCCCCTTCACATGAATGTCACCAATATCCAAAAATTGATTGAGCCGCAAGGAGGAAATTCTGTCGCAGAAGTCCTACAAAACAATCTTGACAAGGTAAAAGAACAGCGGGAAGCCACCGGGGTGCCGATGTTTATGCATATCAATCACCCCAATTTTGTATGGGCCATCACGCCGGAAGACATCATACAGCTGGATGGTGAGCGTTTTTTTGAAGTGTATAATGGCCACCCGCTGGTGCACAATTACGGGGACTCCCTTCGTCCCAGCATGGAAGCACTTTGGGACGAAGTCCAAGTAGCCTATCTCCAAGAGGGAAAGCCCTTGCTTTATGGGTTGGCCGTCGATGATGCGCACAATTACCATGTGTTTAATGAAAAAAGCAGCAATCCCGGCAGGGGCTGGGTAATGGTAAAAGCCAAGGACCTTTCAGCAGCCGCTTTGATCGAAGCCATGGAAGCGGGGGAATTTTATGCCTCTACGGGCGTTACCTTGCGAGACGTCCACTTTGATGGTAAAGAGCTGACGATATCCGTGTCCGAAGAAGAAGGGGTTGACTATTCCATCCAATTTTTTGGCACCAAAAAATCATCTCCAGAAAGAAGCGGTGAGCTGCTGCACGAAATAAATGGTACCAAGGCGTCCTATAGCCTACAAAAGGATGATATGTACGTCCGGGCAAAGGTCACTTCCTCCAAGCCCAAGGAAAACCCCTATCAAATCGGTGACAAGGAAGTGGCCTGGACGCAGCCGGTGTTGAAGTAG